One Deltaproteobacteria bacterium DNA window includes the following coding sequences:
- a CDS encoding PadR family transcriptional regulator, which produces MNIHSKNISPPEQDRNPAEYAVLGALGKGPTHGYDIYQNLSKNLVSIWTLGLSQVYALLSRLEQEELVIHQRHEQEKRPDRKIFTLTPKGIKIFKNWVRQPVPHMRDLRLEFLCKLHFARTQGRGAETRLIEAQISLLEEKSQRMHSKAKSMEAFMEIQALQFRLSQTEAAMAWLKALSETDKQSNQRYS; this is translated from the coding sequence ATGAATATTCATTCTAAAAATATTTCCCCTCCGGAACAGGATCGTAACCCCGCGGAATATGCCGTACTGGGTGCCTTAGGGAAAGGACCGACCCACGGATATGACATTTATCAAAATCTTTCCAAGAATTTAGTATCCATCTGGACCCTTGGCCTCAGCCAGGTCTATGCCCTTTTGTCCCGGCTGGAGCAGGAAGAATTGGTTATCCATCAGCGTCACGAACAGGAAAAACGGCCGGATCGGAAGATCTTCACCCTGACTCCCAAGGGCATAAAAATTTTTAAGAACTGGGTACGCCAGCCGGTTCCGCACATGCGCGATCTGCGGCTGGAATTTCTTTGCAAACTCCACTTCGCCCGCACACAGGGTCGGGGAGCGGAAACACGGCTTATCGAGGCCCAGATATCCCTATTGGAAGAAAAATCCCAAAGAATGCATTCTAAGGCAAAATCGATGGAAGCTTTTATGGAAATCCAGGCCCTCCAGTTTCGCCTCTCTCAGACTGAAGCCGCCATGGCCTGGCTGAAAGCCCTGTCGGAAACGGATAAACAATCTAATCAGAGATATTCTTGA
- the modA gene encoding molybdate ABC transporter substrate-binding protein, translated as MKKIILGLLMVLLISAVSPNVYSASVEELTVSAAISLKNAFEEMGWIFEGGHKGVKVLFNFGASGDLVRQIEAGAPVDLFASAASGDMDKLQGQGLIKTRSRTDFAGNTLVLITPGGPALRLKSFTELQEKKIKKIALGNPKTVPAGRYAQEALTRLKLWEGLREKLILAENVRQVLDYVARGECDAGLVYATDARTRSKEVTLALVAPEGSHQPIRYPVAIIRGTKKESLAKEFIALILSREGKDILQRHGFKNVQGKTK; from the coding sequence ATAAAAAAAATTATTCTCGGTCTTCTCATGGTCTTACTCATTTCAGCCGTCTCACCAAACGTCTATTCGGCTTCTGTCGAGGAGTTGACCGTTTCCGCCGCCATCAGTCTTAAAAATGCCTTCGAAGAGATGGGATGGATCTTTGAAGGCGGCCATAAAGGGGTTAAGGTGCTCTTTAATTTCGGCGCATCCGGAGACCTGGTCCGTCAAATCGAGGCCGGAGCGCCGGTGGACTTATTCGCTTCCGCGGCCTCCGGGGACATGGATAAACTCCAAGGCCAGGGTTTGATTAAAACCCGTTCCAGAACCGATTTCGCCGGTAACACCCTGGTACTCATCACCCCCGGCGGCCCAGCCCTTCGATTGAAATCCTTTACCGAACTGCAGGAAAAGAAGATCAAGAAAATCGCCCTCGGAAATCCTAAAACCGTTCCGGCCGGCAGATATGCTCAGGAGGCGTTAACCCGTCTTAAACTCTGGGAGGGATTGAGGGAAAAACTGATCCTGGCTGAAAATGTCCGCCAGGTATTGGACTATGTAGCCCGGGGAGAATGCGATGCCGGGCTGGTTTATGCAACGGATGCCCGAACCCGTTCCAAGGAGGTCACTCTGGCTTTGGTTGCCCCGGAAGGCAGCCACCAGCCGATCCGTTATCCCGTAGCGATTATCCGGGGGACGAAAAAGGAAAGCCTGGCCAAAGAATTTATTGCCCTGATACTATCCAGGGAAGGGAAGGATATTCTCCAACGCCACGGATTTAAAAACGTTCAAGGAAAAACGAAATAA
- a CDS encoding 3-keto-5-aminohexanoate cleavage protein has protein sequence MEKLIITAALTGNITLPTQTPYLPLTPQQIVDEAVRAAEAGAASVHIHGRDPKTAKPTTDPAVYREIAEGIKARSNVIVCITTGGTADMTPAERAQVVPALKPELATFNTGSINFSIHPIADRYKDEDYKYSWEKEFAAGTKDFIFRNTFGDLEKLCRIMEENQTKPEFEVYDVGHLYNLSFLIRRNIVKTPVWLQFVTGILGGIGSALEDILYLKQTADRLIGPANYQWSVIGAGYPAEFQAATMAIMLGGHARVGMEDNIFIARKILAKSNVELVEKVVRIARELEREVATPDEAREILGLKGREKVNY, from the coding sequence GTGGAGAAACTGATTATCACCGCCGCACTGACCGGCAATATTACCCTGCCCACCCAGACCCCCTACCTGCCGCTGACCCCGCAGCAGATCGTCGATGAGGCCGTTCGGGCGGCCGAGGCCGGGGCGGCTTCGGTGCACATCCACGGCCGGGACCCCAAGACCGCCAAGCCGACTACCGATCCGGCCGTCTACCGGGAGATCGCCGAAGGCATTAAGGCCCGCAGCAACGTGATCGTCTGCATCACCACCGGCGGCACGGCCGATATGACTCCGGCCGAACGGGCCCAGGTCGTTCCGGCCCTGAAGCCGGAACTGGCCACCTTCAACACCGGCTCCATCAACTTTTCCATCCACCCCATCGCCGACCGGTATAAGGATGAGGATTACAAGTATTCCTGGGAGAAGGAATTCGCTGCCGGGACCAAGGACTTCATTTTCCGGAATACCTTCGGCGACCTGGAAAAGCTTTGCCGGATCATGGAAGAAAACCAGACCAAGCCCGAATTCGAGGTCTATGACGTGGGCCACCTCTACAACCTGAGTTTTCTCATCCGGCGCAATATCGTCAAGACTCCTGTCTGGCTGCAGTTTGTGACCGGGATCCTGGGTGGGATCGGTTCGGCCCTGGAGGATATCCTCTATTTGAAGCAGACGGCCGACCGGTTGATCGGTCCGGCTAATTATCAATGGTCGGTCATTGGCGCCGGCTATCCGGCCGAATTCCAAGCCGCTACAATGGCCATTATGCTAGGCGGTCATGCCCGGGTGGGGATGGAGGATAATATTTTCATTGCCCGAAAAATCCTGGCCAAGAGCAATGTAGAGTTGGTGGAAAAGGTCGTCAGAATTGCCCGGGAGCTGGAGCGGGAAGTCGCCACGCCCGACGAGGCCAGGGAAATTTTAGGGCTTAAGGGCCGGGAGAAGGTGAATTATTAA
- a CDS encoding cyclase family protein, which produces MSQPFGHGTPLWPYFPEVKIERFHYHAKSGVLTQWITAPMHCSTHADSPIHVLPANKLKGPMYTHEIPLENYYGTGVVVSIPKPKWGVITPDDLEKARPKIEKGDIVIINSGWHKYFADTDEYFCYSPGLYKEAGEWFVEKGVKAVGVDQQALDHPLATAIGPHGPGPIRPDICAEYKKETGREAKEDFPLWEPCHKLLLGNGIMGYENVGGDMDQATGMRCTIAGFPIKWVGGDGSMIRLVAIIDQGDQ; this is translated from the coding sequence ATGAGTCAACCTTTCGGACATGGTACGCCCCTGTGGCCTTATTTTCCGGAAGTCAAAATCGAGCGATTCCATTATCACGCCAAATCCGGTGTGCTGACCCAGTGGATCACTGCCCCGATGCACTGCTCCACCCACGCCGATTCCCCGATCCATGTACTCCCTGCAAATAAGCTCAAGGGTCCTATGTATACCCATGAAATACCTCTGGAGAACTATTACGGGACCGGGGTGGTCGTGTCCATTCCCAAACCGAAATGGGGAGTTATTACCCCCGATGATCTTGAAAAGGCCCGGCCTAAAATTGAAAAAGGCGATATCGTTATCATCAACAGTGGATGGCACAAGTATTTTGCCGATACGGATGAATACTTCTGCTATTCCCCGGGATTATATAAAGAAGCGGGGGAATGGTTTGTGGAGAAGGGCGTCAAGGCAGTGGGGGTTGACCAGCAGGCCCTGGATCATCCATTGGCCACGGCCATAGGTCCACACGGCCCCGGGCCGATTCGTCCGGATATCTGCGCCGAGTATAAGAAAGAGACAGGCCGAGAGGCAAAAGAGGACTTCCCGCTCTGGGAGCCGTGCCATAAGCTGCTCCTTGGCAATGGTATTATGGGTTATGAAAATGTGGGCGGCGATATGGATCAGGCAACGGGGATGAGATGCACCATAGCCGGATTCCCCATAAAATGGGTGGGCGGGGATGGCTCCATGATCAGGCTGGTGGCCATAATAGATCAAGGGGACCAATAG
- a CDS encoding ATP-binding cassette domain-containing protein, with product MALSLKLRKQVNGFKLDVEWAMGNELAVLFGYSGAGKSMTLQLITGLVQADEGWIYSGNRFLFDSRSGINLSTQERSVGYVFQNLALFPHMTVRGNILYGAGGLKKDQREEEVKKMIAAFHLDGLETRYPAEISGGQQQRVALARALIRRPGLLLLDEPFSALDNPLRLELQKFLKKIQKEFDIPVVLVTHDLQEAYAIADKIIVYSQGRIAQIGSPHEIHSNPADTDVSALFPLNPYSWPF from the coding sequence ATGGCCCTTTCCCTCAAACTCCGCAAGCAGGTCAACGGGTTCAAACTGGATGTCGAGTGGGCCATGGGCAACGAACTGGCCGTCCTCTTCGGATACTCCGGTGCCGGAAAGTCAATGACCCTGCAATTGATTACCGGTTTGGTCCAAGCCGATGAAGGGTGGATCTATTCCGGTAACCGGTTTCTTTTTGACAGCCGCTCGGGAATCAACCTTTCTACCCAGGAACGGTCCGTCGGCTATGTATTCCAAAACCTGGCCTTATTCCCCCACATGACAGTCAGGGGGAACATCCTTTATGGAGCAGGGGGCTTAAAAAAGGATCAACGGGAAGAAGAGGTCAAAAAAATGATTGCCGCCTTCCATCTGGACGGCCTGGAAACCAGGTATCCCGCTGAAATTTCCGGTGGACAGCAGCAGCGGGTGGCCCTGGCCAGAGCCCTCATCCGGAGGCCCGGCCTTCTCCTCCTCGATGAGCCCTTTTCGGCCCTGGATAATCCCTTGCGTCTGGAGCTGCAAAAATTTTTAAAAAAGATCCAGAAGGAATTTGATATCCCGGTGGTCCTGGTAACCCATGACCTCCAGGAGGCCTATGCCATTGCTGACAAGATCATCGTCTATTCCCAGGGCCGGATTGCTCAGATCGGGTCCCCCCACGAAATACACAGTAACCCGGCCGATACCGATGTATCGGCTTTATTCCCATTAAATCCTTATTCCTGGCCTTTTTAG
- a CDS encoding DUF1329 domain-containing protein, whose amino-acid sequence MHKKTLKFWTLLMAALIISSFLGASLSFSQEMPKPGEKIDKSNYKKYAHLFPEEWARAFEDGWGIMSPIHMNVTATKPAPEPKAFLDLSAKNKGKFGLDAEGNVTGGWAYDGFPFPDLDRNDKNFAIKYMWNFQARYIWDDTHENGVSFERRRGEDVRYNMLEQIWVYFKNRISCNPKPVMPNPNGLFRAQLLHFKKPDSIKNTMNLSYRHADPKKPDETYIYLPSMRRVLRAEAGQRSTPLLGSTQALDDFNGFDGNTNEFTYTIVKEQKVLAIMRGVKLTMNEAMGWNKKDVPFPYDGYEIRDAYVIDIKPKDPRYPQSKKRIWIDKEARNALYTIAWDRAGKVWKLWQEAYKVLPVGNDTFLAVNGVFGLDVQFGLVTYFLSDSEINTCRYDYNDVTPQALLKRAR is encoded by the coding sequence ATGCATAAGAAAACTCTGAAATTTTGGACGCTGCTGATGGCTGCCCTGATAATATCGAGCTTCCTCGGGGCCTCGTTGTCCTTCAGCCAGGAAATGCCCAAACCTGGGGAGAAGATCGATAAGAGTAACTATAAAAAATATGCCCATCTTTTCCCGGAGGAATGGGCTCGGGCCTTCGAAGATGGCTGGGGCATTATGTCCCCCATCCATATGAATGTCACGGCTACGAAGCCTGCGCCGGAGCCTAAGGCATTTCTCGACCTTTCTGCAAAGAACAAAGGTAAGTTCGGCCTCGACGCCGAAGGAAACGTGACAGGGGGATGGGCCTATGACGGTTTTCCTTTTCCCGATCTCGACAGGAACGACAAGAACTTCGCCATCAAGTACATGTGGAATTTTCAGGCTAGATATATTTGGGATGACACCCATGAAAACGGCGTCTCTTTTGAAAGGAGGAGAGGAGAGGACGTGAGATATAATATGCTAGAGCAAATATGGGTTTATTTTAAAAACCGTATCAGCTGCAACCCCAAGCCGGTCATGCCGAACCCTAATGGCCTCTTCAGGGCTCAACTTCTCCACTTCAAGAAGCCGGACTCCATAAAAAATACCATGAACCTAAGCTACAGGCATGCGGACCCGAAAAAACCTGACGAAACTTACATTTACTTGCCGAGCATGAGACGGGTCCTAAGGGCGGAGGCGGGTCAAAGATCGACACCCCTGCTTGGTTCCACGCAGGCGCTTGATGACTTTAACGGATTTGATGGCAATACCAATGAGTTTACTTATACCATCGTCAAAGAACAGAAGGTGCTGGCGATCATGAGAGGGGTGAAGCTGACCATGAATGAGGCGATGGGCTGGAATAAGAAAGATGTGCCCTTCCCCTATGACGGCTATGAAATCAGGGACGCCTATGTAATCGACATAAAGCCGAAGGACCCCAGGTATCCCCAAAGCAAAAAGCGGATCTGGATCGACAAAGAAGCCCGGAATGCATTGTACACAATCGCCTGGGACCGGGCAGGAAAGGTATGGAAGCTTTGGCAGGAAGCATATAAGGTTCTTCCCGTAGGAAATGATACTTTTCTTGCTGTAAATGGCGTCTTCGGGCTCGATGTCCAATTTGGTTTGGTTACCTACTTCTTATCGGACAGTGAAATAAACACCTGCCGTTATGATTACAACGATGTGACACCGCAGGCCCTTTTAAAGAGGGCCAGATAA
- the modB gene encoding molybdate ABC transporter permease subunit, whose amino-acid sequence MDDSTWFSLRLSLQVALTATCFIILIGIPIAYFLARKDFKGKELVDVLFTLPLVLPPTVTGYYLIILFGRRGVLGSILYEWTGWSLMFTWYAATLASFVVALPLMIKTSRAAMESVDRNLINASYTLGHSEWETVVRVVIPLARKGIIAGTVLSFARAIGEFGATLMIAGNIPGKTNTLPLSIYTLAGSGEWSQANILVLFLTGLSGFFLYLANRYSRKTL is encoded by the coding sequence ATGGATGATTCGACCTGGTTCTCCTTGCGCCTTTCGCTGCAAGTCGCCCTGACGGCGACCTGTTTTATCATCCTCATTGGTATACCCATTGCCTATTTTCTGGCCAGAAAGGATTTTAAGGGAAAGGAATTGGTGGACGTTCTTTTCACCCTTCCCCTGGTCCTGCCACCGACTGTTACCGGATATTATCTGATTATTTTATTTGGAAGGCGAGGGGTTCTGGGGAGTATCCTTTATGAGTGGACGGGCTGGAGCCTGATGTTCACCTGGTACGCCGCAACCCTGGCCTCATTTGTCGTCGCCCTGCCCTTGATGATCAAGACCAGCCGGGCGGCCATGGAGTCGGTGGACCGAAACCTGATCAACGCCTCCTATACCCTGGGGCATTCGGAATGGGAGACGGTAGTCCGGGTCGTCATCCCCCTGGCCAGGAAGGGGATCATCGCCGGGACAGTCCTCTCCTTTGCCCGGGCCATAGGCGAATTCGGGGCCACTCTGATGATCGCCGGGAACATCCCCGGGAAAACCAACACCCTGCCCCTTTCCATCTATACCCTGGCCGGCAGCGGCGAGTGGTCCCAGGCCAACATCCTGGTCCTTTTTTTAACGGGCCTTTCCGGCTTCTTCCTTTACCTGGCCAACCGGTACAGCAGGAAAACCCTCTGA
- a CDS encoding FAD-dependent oxidoreductase: protein MRKNSELGGNLVPASKPPFKQDMRKFLDHLINRVKGLPVDIRLSTEAFRDKIKPLAPEVLILALGAEPIIPDLPGITMPQVTWAGDVLLGTGKVGNRVVILGGGLVGCETALFLSGLGKEVTVVEMKDEAAGDQNAISRTLLLELLSKQGVEIRKGMTVEEIMEDGVRIVDKGHKQRQIPAGSVVLALGLKSRTDVLEELQGLAPEVYVIGDCLRSRKLMDAIHEAFNMAIEL, encoded by the coding sequence GTGAGAAAAAACTCTGAGTTGGGGGGGAATCTTGTTCCGGCTTCAAAGCCGCCCTTTAAGCAAGACATGCGCAAGTTTCTGGATCACCTGATCAACCGTGTAAAAGGACTGCCGGTTGATATCCGACTCTCCACGGAAGCCTTCCGCGACAAGATAAAGCCCTTGGCCCCGGAGGTCCTTATTTTGGCCCTCGGGGCCGAACCCATCATTCCCGACCTCCCGGGTATTACCATGCCGCAAGTGACATGGGCCGGGGATGTGCTGCTGGGGACCGGGAAGGTTGGCAATCGTGTCGTAATACTGGGCGGCGGACTGGTAGGCTGCGAAACGGCACTTTTTCTGTCTGGGCTGGGTAAGGAAGTAACCGTGGTGGAGATGAAAGATGAAGCGGCCGGCGACCAGAATGCCATAAGCCGGACTCTGCTGCTCGAACTGCTGTCCAAACAGGGCGTTGAGATCAGGAAAGGGATGACAGTCGAAGAAATTATGGAAGATGGAGTCCGGATTGTTGATAAAGGGCACAAACAGAGGCAAATACCCGCCGGGTCGGTCGTCCTGGCCCTCGGTTTGAAGTCACGGACGGATGTGCTGGAGGAACTGCAAGGGTTGGCGCCGGAGGTGTATGTCATCGGGGATTGCCTGCGTTCCCGAAAATTGATGGACGCTATTCATGAGGCCTTTAACATGGCCATTGAGCTATAA
- a CDS encoding DUF362 domain-containing protein, whose amino-acid sequence MVKSIVSIAKEDDVEKLVTEVLAPFGGVKGLIKPGSTVVIKPNAGHVGGPETSINTNPELVAVLIKEIRKAKPKVIILAEASAVGCDTMECLRVSGILKAAQEAGVDQVIDIKSETDLLNLPIRDARSDITKVRLPRFLLEAEHIVNVPIFKSHCSIVFTLALKNIKVVVQVKVHYQMHQTDLAKAMMDLWSMIKADINIADLIRPAEGFGPHSTIPRDFGCLVAGKDPVAVDATVCRMVGLDIKQVAYFEPARERGLGNYDETLIEVRGKTIQEVFQPLWLPYLEGVEKYPEYDIDTENACSSCLSLVGLTMEKLKSLSEYDKNKDVHIFVGRKKAIPEGLDPYKVILFGDCLKKYRKKGVFVGGCPPAEPHPLWAIVDRKDQTDIDDVDFRPRMAREDPFFKTHMQKLYKEHKEK is encoded by the coding sequence ATGGTCAAATCAATCGTATCCATAGCTAAAGAGGATGATGTTGAAAAGTTAGTAACCGAGGTGCTGGCCCCTTTTGGCGGTGTTAAGGGCCTGATCAAACCCGGGTCCACGGTAGTCATAAAGCCGAATGCCGGTCATGTCGGAGGACCGGAGACCAGTATCAACACCAACCCCGAACTGGTAGCGGTCCTGATTAAAGAAATTCGAAAGGCTAAGCCCAAAGTAATTATCCTGGCGGAGGCCTCGGCCGTAGGCTGCGATACCATGGAATGCCTAAGGGTAAGTGGTATTCTGAAGGCGGCCCAAGAGGCCGGGGTAGACCAGGTAATTGATATCAAGAGTGAGACGGATCTCCTCAATCTTCCTATTAGAGATGCCCGCTCCGATATCACCAAGGTACGCCTGCCTCGTTTTTTGTTGGAGGCGGAGCATATCGTCAATGTTCCTATATTTAAATCCCATTGCAGCATTGTTTTTACCTTAGCTTTAAAGAATATCAAAGTAGTGGTTCAGGTCAAGGTCCATTACCAAATGCATCAGACGGATCTCGCCAAGGCCATGATGGATCTCTGGTCGATGATCAAAGCCGACATCAACATAGCCGATCTTATCCGCCCCGCAGAGGGATTTGGTCCCCATTCCACAATTCCCCGAGACTTCGGATGCCTGGTGGCTGGTAAAGATCCCGTGGCCGTTGATGCCACCGTCTGCCGCATGGTGGGCCTTGACATCAAGCAGGTCGCCTATTTTGAGCCTGCCAGGGAAAGGGGACTCGGAAATTACGATGAAACCCTCATAGAGGTACGCGGGAAAACCATACAAGAAGTCTTTCAGCCTTTGTGGTTGCCGTACCTGGAGGGGGTAGAAAAATACCCTGAATACGATATAGACACTGAAAATGCCTGTAGCAGTTGTTTGTCTTTGGTAGGACTCACGATGGAGAAGCTAAAGTCCCTTAGTGAATATGATAAAAATAAGGATGTTCATATTTTTGTAGGCCGGAAGAAAGCGATTCCGGAAGGATTGGATCCCTATAAGGTGATCCTCTTTGGCGATTGTCTGAAAAAATACCGAAAGAAAGGTGTGTTTGTGGGCGGTTGCCCACCGGCTGAACCCCATCCGCTATGGGCGATTGTGGACCGAAAGGACCAGACGGATATCGATGATGTCGATTTTCGACCAAGGATGGCCAGAGAGGATCCTTTTTTCAAAACCCACATGCAGAAGCTGTACAAGGAGCATAAAGAAAAATAA
- a CDS encoding flavodoxin family protein: MKLLGLGCGRRMGNSEILMKEALMAAEATGDIEVEHIHLHDLKLKPCTGCEKCTQSLSKGGKGECWQKDDMPFLREKFSECDGMIISAPVFELRPPGLYCVMNDRFLGFGPKYLMGLFQRPKRAGALISVGGSDWVQLALPQMNLAMFMLNFKVVDQYQEMWTGRPGHTLFHEEAIARANQLGKNIATAMKKPPEKMEFKGEDPGMCPYCHSNLLLTRGKNIVECPICAIRGELEMKGGEISVAWSKEDIRMIKWEPLGTGEHFKHIMERHMYFEENKDSLKPQLDKYKAYKSYSRPPKTE, from the coding sequence ATGAAGTTATTAGGCTTAGGTTGTGGAAGAAGAATGGGGAACAGCGAGATTCTTATGAAAGAGGCGCTCATGGCCGCTGAGGCTACGGGAGATATCGAGGTGGAACACATTCACCTCCATGATCTCAAGCTCAAACCCTGCACCGGCTGTGAGAAATGCACTCAGAGTCTGTCAAAAGGGGGAAAGGGGGAATGCTGGCAAAAGGACGATATGCCCTTTCTCCGGGAAAAGTTTTCCGAGTGTGACGGAATGATCATCAGTGCGCCGGTTTTCGAACTGAGGCCACCGGGACTGTATTGTGTAATGAATGACCGTTTCCTGGGTTTCGGCCCTAAGTATCTGATGGGTCTTTTCCAAAGACCCAAAAGGGCCGGGGCCCTCATTTCGGTCGGGGGGTCCGACTGGGTCCAACTGGCCCTGCCCCAAATGAACCTGGCCATGTTTATGCTCAACTTCAAGGTTGTGGATCAATATCAGGAGATGTGGACCGGCCGGCCCGGTCACACCCTTTTCCACGAAGAGGCCATTGCCCGGGCAAACCAGTTGGGCAAGAATATCGCCACGGCCATGAAAAAGCCTCCGGAAAAAATGGAATTTAAAGGGGAGGACCCGGGGATGTGCCCTTACTGCCATTCCAACCTGCTTTTAACCAGAGGAAAGAATATTGTGGAGTGTCCTATCTGCGCCATTCGGGGTGAATTGGAAATGAAAGGCGGAGAAATCAGCGTGGCTTGGTCAAAGGAAGATATCCGGATGATTAAATGGGAGCCCCTGGGCACGGGAGAACATTTCAAGCACATCATGGAAAGGCATATGTACTTCGAGGAGAACAAGGACAGCCTAAAACCCCAGCTTGATAAATACAAAGCCTACAAATCTTATTCGCGTCCACCAAAGACTGAGTAA